A region from the Cellvibrio sp. PSBB006 genome encodes:
- a CDS encoding GAF domain-containing sensor histidine kinase, which yields MTQTFYNILHQVSKSHVIDNGDLHAANSLILNSVIEGLKIKRAGIWLLSEDRQAMECRLLIDQANQPEETPQLFRQDYPRYFAALDQDRAIVAHDAHSDESTSEFSASYLTPLGISAMLDAPIHHRGEMTGIICCEHQGPTRVWTDDEVAFVSALADLYGRALSAEQRNNYAKQLQQSNELLEEKVKERTQWLENALRNLTHTQAKLIESEKLASVGRMVSGLAHEINTPLGIAVTSATHCESELRRVQKLYTQGDLAEDDFKQFLMSLTEGIALVSHNLNRAANLVHNFKLTGAIQTSSEEEEFELNNCLDIIIKSLQPLLKQHTLNCHYASDEAIRLSSYPGAIAQIITNLVTNSIHHGFAGMEKGSINIHVAAQQGQVHLSYSDNGCGVAPEIQDKIFEPFFTTARKTGGSGLGLSIVYNLVTQKLRGKINIESQLGLGATFIIIFPMSAADGPI from the coding sequence ATGACGCAAACTTTTTATAATATTCTTCATCAGGTTTCAAAATCACATGTTATTGATAACGGTGATCTGCACGCAGCCAATTCCCTGATTCTCAATTCGGTTATTGAAGGCTTAAAGATCAAACGCGCCGGCATCTGGTTGTTGTCAGAGGATCGCCAGGCGATGGAGTGCCGTTTGCTCATCGATCAGGCCAACCAGCCAGAGGAAACACCGCAGCTTTTCCGGCAGGATTATCCCCGCTATTTTGCCGCCCTCGATCAGGATCGTGCCATTGTGGCGCACGATGCTCACAGCGATGAAAGCACCAGCGAGTTCAGTGCGAGTTACCTCACTCCGCTGGGCATCAGCGCCATGCTCGATGCCCCCATTCATCATCGCGGAGAAATGACCGGTATTATTTGTTGTGAACATCAGGGCCCCACACGTGTGTGGACGGATGATGAAGTCGCTTTTGTCAGCGCCCTGGCGGATCTTTACGGCCGTGCGTTGAGCGCCGAACAACGCAACAATTATGCAAAGCAATTACAACAAAGCAACGAACTACTGGAAGAGAAAGTTAAAGAACGGACCCAATGGTTGGAGAATGCATTGCGCAACCTGACCCACACCCAGGCCAAATTAATCGAAAGTGAAAAACTGGCGTCTGTGGGGCGTATGGTGTCGGGCCTGGCCCATGAAATTAATACACCACTGGGTATTGCCGTCACCTCGGCAACCCACTGTGAAAGTGAATTACGGCGCGTGCAAAAACTCTATACCCAAGGCGATCTGGCGGAAGATGATTTCAAGCAATTTTTAATGTCGCTCACCGAAGGCATTGCTCTGGTATCGCATAATCTCAATCGTGCGGCCAACCTGGTACACAATTTCAAATTGACCGGGGCCATTCAAACCTCATCCGAAGAGGAGGAATTTGAACTCAATAATTGCCTGGATATCATCATCAAAAGTTTGCAACCCCTGCTTAAACAGCACACGCTCAATTGCCACTACGCCAGCGATGAGGCCATTCGCCTGAGCAGTTATCCCGGTGCGATAGCGCAGATCATCACCAACCTGGTCACCAACAGTATTCATCACGGCTTTGCGGGCATGGAGAAAGGCTCGATCAATATCCACGTGGCCGCACAGCAGGGTCAGGTGCATTTAAGTTATAGCGATAACGGCTGTGGCGTTGCGCCCGAGATTCAGGATAAAATTTTTGAACCGTTTTTTACTACTGCGCGTAAAACCGGCGGATCGGGATTGGGACTATCCATTGTGTACAACCTGGTGACGCAAAAACTGCGCGGCAAGATCAACATCGAATCACAGCTGGGCCTCGGCGCAACATTTATTATTATTTTTCCCATGTCGGCTGCCGATGGTCCGATTTAG
- a CDS encoding DUF3369 domain-containing protein, with protein sequence MEFLKKSPKTVTRTTPTSLPQSLRSWKVAIIDDERQVHAVTKLVLGNTRIDDIPLEFLSAYSAVDGLRLFQDHPDIALAFIDVVMEQDDAGLNLIHQIRNELQNHTTRIVLRTGQPGSSPEETVIRTYDINDYKSKTELTDTKLKTCTYSCIRSYRDIITIEASQRGMRKVITASDSVLLSQTLHQFGNAVLEHMIQLLGIDTTEMYLVSRHEDLYGDTEIRLLAATGAAVELYNRWDTSIIPEAIKEQILQTLERKTSLSGDGIFIGYYNTNPRTESVLYTHFRQPDSDIQEDILKLFAANITLIFQNLAGRETVQETQKELLLILGDAIEQRSKETGAHVRRVSLMCELMALKIGMSHEYAETLRYASPLHDVGKIGIPESILHKPGKLDPDEWEIMKTHATIGYELLKDSNQIIAKMGARIAYTHHEHWDGNGYPRGLAGEDIPLEGRIVAIIDVIDALGSTRSYKKPWNEADIRTYVRERRGRQFDPKLVDAALDLFTTFKTIRRQLPD encoded by the coding sequence ATGGAATTTCTAAAAAAATCGCCCAAGACCGTCACGCGCACTACACCCACCAGCCTGCCCCAGAGCCTGCGCAGTTGGAAGGTGGCCATCATTGACGATGAGCGCCAGGTACATGCCGTTACCAAGTTGGTATTGGGCAATACGCGCATCGACGACATTCCGCTGGAGTTTCTCAGTGCTTATAGCGCTGTCGATGGCTTGCGCCTGTTTCAGGATCACCCTGACATTGCCCTGGCATTTATCGATGTGGTGATGGAGCAGGACGATGCCGGCCTCAATCTGATTCACCAGATACGCAACGAATTGCAAAATCACACCACCCGCATCGTATTGCGCACCGGGCAACCGGGGTCGTCACCGGAAGAAACGGTAATACGCACTTACGACATCAACGATTACAAAAGCAAAACCGAGCTGACGGATACCAAACTCAAAACCTGTACCTATTCCTGCATCCGCTCTTATCGCGACATTATCACTATCGAAGCCAGCCAACGCGGGATGCGCAAAGTCATCACCGCCTCGGACTCGGTGCTGCTCAGCCAGACTTTGCACCAATTTGGTAACGCGGTGCTGGAACATATGATCCAGCTACTCGGAATCGACACCACTGAAATGTATCTGGTCAGTCGCCATGAAGACCTATATGGCGATACCGAAATCCGTTTACTGGCCGCCACCGGTGCAGCGGTGGAACTCTATAACCGCTGGGATACGTCCATTATTCCGGAAGCGATCAAAGAACAAATATTGCAAACCCTGGAACGCAAGACCTCACTCAGTGGCGACGGTATTTTTATTGGTTATTACAATACCAACCCCCGCACCGAAAGTGTTCTGTACACCCATTTTCGCCAGCCGGATTCCGATATCCAGGAAGACATCCTCAAACTGTTTGCCGCCAATATCACATTGATTTTCCAGAATCTTGCCGGACGCGAAACGGTGCAGGAAACCCAAAAAGAATTGTTGTTGATTTTGGGTGATGCGATTGAGCAACGCTCCAAGGAAACCGGCGCTCACGTGCGCCGTGTTTCACTGATGTGCGAATTGATGGCTCTTAAGATCGGTATGTCACACGAGTATGCCGAAACCTTGCGTTATGCATCACCGCTGCATGACGTGGGCAAAATCGGTATTCCTGAAAGTATTTTGCACAAGCCGGGCAAGCTTGATCCGGACGAGTGGGAAATCATGAAAACCCACGCCACTATCGGTTATGAATTATTAAAAGACTCCAACCAGATCATCGCCAAGATGGGCGCGCGCATTGCTTACACCCATCACGAGCACTGGGATGGCAATGGTTATCCGCGCGGTCTGGCGGGCGAAGACATTCCACTCGAAGGAAGGATTGTGGCCATCATTGATGTCATCGATGCATTGGGCTCAACACGCTCCTATAAAAAACCGTGGAATGAAGCGGATATTCGCACCTATGTTCGCGAGCGACGCGGCCGTCAATTTGATCCAAAACTGGTGGATGCCGCACTGGATTTATTCACCACCTTTAAAACTATTCGCCGCCAGTTGCCGGACTAA
- a CDS encoding carbon-nitrogen hydrolase family protein → MPKSPNHLRDPSTHLIVRNATLQDVPAIVALSERVYKPLQMETYTPAAVTGQINNFPRGQIVVLVGENLVGYCATFRIAEKIAMKAHTWNEITGNGYASRHDINGDWLYGMEVCIDDSCRGYRIGQRLYNERKKLCQSLGLKGVVFAGRLPNLAKRIKKMKTVDNYIDQVVHKKIKDPVLSFQLRNGFEVIGVIENYLPDDTQSMGYAAHLIWRNPKVQLKEEKPIKKFGVHMPDTVRIATVQYMLRKVSSFSEFIKNIEYFVDVVADYKSDFVVFPELFTLQLLSIEDQELSPFESIEALTKYTPRFKEAMRNMALSYNVNIIAGSHPTRVENGRIENISYVFLRDGRMFEQPKIHPTPNERYWWDIEGGSTLSAIDTDCGPIGVLVCYDSEFPELARHLVDQGVQILFVPFCTDERQSYLRVRYCCQARAVENQIYVVMSGNVGNLPNVANLDIQYAQSCILTPCDFPFARDGVAADTTPNAEMVAFADLRPETLIMARNSGTVQNLKDRRHDLYRVQWRGDKKK, encoded by the coding sequence ATGCCGAAGTCCCCCAATCACCTGCGCGACCCGTCCACCCACTTGATTGTGCGCAACGCCACCTTGCAGGATGTGCCTGCCATCGTTGCCTTGTCGGAACGTGTTTACAAGCCCTTGCAGATGGAAACCTATACCCCGGCGGCCGTGACCGGGCAGATTAACAATTTTCCGCGCGGACAGATTGTGGTGTTGGTGGGCGAGAACCTGGTGGGGTATTGCGCGACTTTCCGCATCGCCGAAAAAATTGCGATGAAGGCGCACACCTGGAATGAAATTACCGGTAATGGTTATGCGTCGCGCCATGATATTAACGGCGACTGGCTCTACGGTATGGAAGTGTGCATTGATGACAGCTGTCGCGGTTATCGTATTGGACAACGGCTTTACAATGAACGCAAAAAATTGTGTCAGTCCCTCGGGCTAAAGGGCGTGGTGTTTGCGGGACGCTTGCCGAACCTGGCCAAGCGCATCAAAAAAATGAAAACCGTGGACAATTATATTGATCAGGTGGTGCATAAAAAAATCAAAGACCCGGTGCTGTCCTTTCAACTGCGCAACGGGTTTGAAGTGATTGGCGTCATTGAAAATTATTTACCGGACGACACCCAATCCATGGGTTACGCCGCGCACCTTATCTGGCGCAATCCCAAGGTGCAGCTTAAGGAAGAAAAGCCCATTAAAAAGTTTGGTGTGCACATGCCGGATACCGTGCGTATCGCCACCGTTCAATACATGTTGCGCAAGGTCAGTTCGTTCAGTGAATTTATCAAGAATATTGAATACTTTGTGGATGTGGTGGCGGATTACAAAAGCGATTTTGTGGTGTTTCCGGAGTTGTTTACGCTGCAATTATTATCCATTGAAGATCAGGAGTTGTCGCCTTTCGAGTCTATTGAAGCGCTGACCAAATACACGCCGCGTTTTAAAGAAGCCATGCGCAATATGGCGCTGAGTTACAACGTCAATATCATCGCCGGCTCGCACCCGACACGCGTGGAAAACGGACGCATTGAAAATATCAGCTACGTGTTTCTGCGCGATGGCCGCATGTTTGAACAACCGAAAATCCACCCCACGCCCAACGAGCGTTACTGGTGGGATATCGAAGGCGGTAGCACCTTAAGTGCGATTGATACGGATTGCGGACCCATTGGTGTACTGGTGTGCTACGACTCGGAATTCCCTGAATTGGCGCGGCATTTAGTGGACCAGGGCGTGCAGATTTTATTTGTGCCCTTTTGTACCGACGAACGCCAGAGTTATTTGCGCGTGCGTTATTGCTGCCAGGCGCGGGCAGTGGAAAATCAGATTTATGTGGTGATGTCGGGCAATGTCGGCAACCTGCCCAACGTGGCGAACCTGGATATTCAATACGCGCAGAGTTGCATCCTGACGCCCTGCGATTTTCCGTTTGCGCGCGATG